In Paenibacillus dendritiformis, the DNA window GAATGCCCGAAAATCCGTGCCCTGGAAGGGACGGGACGATGACATCGAATGCAAGCGCCGCATCTCCGCCATATCGGTCCGGATGGGCAAGATAGGGAATCAGATCGAGCATTTCGTAGAAGGTGCTTGGCCAGCCATGCGGGATCACAATCGGAAGCGAATTCGAGCCGGACCCTTTCTCATAGACAAAGTGAATATCCATGCCGTCAATCGTCGCAATGCAATTGGAAAACGAATTGATGCGCCGTTCCACTGCGCGCCAATCGAATTCCTCCTTCCAGCACGCGATCATATCCTTCATAAAGGAGAGGGGAATGCCGTATTCCCAATCCGCCCCGGGCAGCTCGTCGGGCCATCGCGTCCGATCGAGCCTTCGCTTCAACTCTTGAATGTCATCCTCGTGAATATCCACCGTGAAAGGCGTCATTTTCATATAACATGCTCCTTGGAATGGGATAAGTTCAGGTGAAGACTGACCTACTGGCCATATGGATCTTGGAAAGATAACGAGCGAGAGGTAGGAGAGAGAGCGCCCGTCTGCTAAACTAAAGAGCGAAAGAGATGATGCCAAGGGATAACCATTAAATAATTTTAACCAGTTAGCTAACCTGTAAATTGATTTTATTAGTTAGGAATCAACGTGTCAATAGAAGGAAGTGTTGCTCGATGACGGCGGAGTACGATCAGCTTGCCATGATGGCCGACTTTTTCAATACACAGGACAGACGGATGCGTTATGAGGGCGATCCGGGGATCGAGCATTTGTCGGAGCCGCGCCTCTTATATGAATGGTTCTTGCGGCATCAGTTGATTGCGGGATCCGACACGGTATCGGAAGAGGAACTGCACTTGGCGCGAGCGCTCCGGGATGAATTGCGGAGGACGATTGTGAACAATGAGCATGATGGTCCCGTGCATTGGGATAAGCTGAATGAAATGTTGAGTCTGTTCTCATTCGGCCTCGTGTTCGGAGAGCAGTCGGAACAGCTTATTCCGCTTATGGAGAATGGCCGCAAAGGGGCGGCCAACCTGTTGGCGCAGGTGTTCGATCTGAGGCGGGCCAACCTGTGGCACCGCCTTCGGGTATGCACGGCCGATGACTGCCAGTGGGTCTTCGTCGACCGCTCCCGGCCGGGAACGGGCCGATGGTGCTCCATGAAGGCCTGCGGCAATCGGGCAAAGAACAAGACGTTCCGGCAGAAAAGGAAGTCGGGGAACGGAATCTGAACCGGATAAAAGCCACCCCTGCTCTCCGGGGCTTTTTCCAGTTACTCTACTCTTTACTGTTATTTCACGGCAAGCACATACGCCTGAAGGTTCTCGGCCAACGGTGAAAATATGATATTTGGAGCAAGCGTTACCGGGTGTTTAGGCATGTCACAAAAGCGTGAAAGCATTCTTGCACAAACTATGTTGACTTTACCAGACTACAGTTGTAGCATGATTTGTAACTACATACGTAGTTTTTTACGTTGATTTTGGAGGTTGTATGCATGAATCAAATACCGCCCATTACGGATGCAGAGTTGGAAATTATGCGCGTCTTGTGGTCAAATCCGAATTGCCCTTCGAGTGAGGTCGTCAAGAAAATGGCAGATCGAATGGGGTGGAGCCCGAATACGACCCGGACGCTCCTCAGTCGTCTGGTGCAGAAGGAAGCGGCGGGTGCCAAGCTGGAAAAGGGTTCGAAGCGCACCCAATTATTTTATCCGATTATCAGCGAGCAGGAGTACCTGCGGTCTGAAACTAAATCCTTCATGAAAAAACTGTATGGCGGAGCATTGAAGCCAATGTTGGCCAACTTTTTGCAGGATAAAAAGCTGAATGCGCAAGAAATCGAGGATCTGAAGGCATTGTTTGACGAAAACCGCAGCGACGGGGAATCGGAAAAGAGAGAGCCCTGATGAGTCCTGCATGGAATGAATGTTTATTGTCGTTCTTCGACTGGGTCATTCGCGGGTCGTTAATGGCCGGCATCCTGGTCGTGCTTGTCCTGAGCTTGCAATTTCTGCTGCGCAAAAGGCTTGAGGCGAGATGGAAATACTGGCTCTGGTTGCCTGTGGCGATTCGTCTGCTGCTCCCTTGGGCCCCGGAATCATCGCTGAGCTTATACAATGTTCTGCCTGTGGATGTCTTAGTGCCCGGAATTCAACAACAAACTCCAAATCCATCAGCTTGGCATCAATGGTTGAAGGGGACGGAGGGGGATTATGACGAGACAGCTCAAGCAAAGCGTTCCTACACCCCGGAGAAAAGCAGCCAAATCAGAGGAGATGCGGAAATATCAGATCCGTCCCATAAGTCGGGAACTGTTCGGGACATAAGCATCTGGTGGAGCGGGTTCAAACAAATGGGATTCACCAATCTGCTGATGTTGGTTTGGCTGGCAGGCGTGCTGTTTCTTGCGGCGAAGACGGCATACGACCAGCTACGATTGAACAAAGCTCTGCGCGCAGGCCGATGTATTGATACGCCTTGGTTAGCGGCCGTGTTCCGCGATACGAAGCAGCTAATGGGCGTAAAGCGGGAAGTGCGGTTTGTAGCCAGTGAGCGTATTCCAGGGCCTGCCATAGTCGGTTTTCGCAAGCCGGCGATCGTGGTTTCGCCGAGTCTGCTCGTTACGCTGCGAGAGCATCAGCTTCGGTGTATTTTGGCGCACGAATTCGCGCATATACAGCGGCGGGATGTGGCGGTGAATTGGACGATGCACATTCTGCTCATTCTCCATTGGTTTAATCCAATGTTGTGGCTTGCCGTACATAAAGCAAGGCAGGATCAGGAGATGGCCTGCGATGCATGTGTACTGAATCGGATGAGTTCAGAGCCAAATCTGCAGCATATCAAGACATACGGGCACACCATTATCCATGTGCTGGAGCATTTTCATTGGTCAGGCAAACGACATCAGCCAGGGCTTGCCGGATTGTCTGCGACACATAAACAAATGAAGAAAAGATTGTTAATGATCAAGCGATTTCATAAAAAATCCTATCATTTATCCATTTTGGGGATGGCGATTATTGTTGCGCTTGGCAGCGTGACGCTGGTAAATGCGAAGGGAAACGATGTGGGGGCCGCTCCATCCCCTGCTTCTAGCGGCATCGGCCTGATGACCGCGGCCGCTAAACCAAAGGCTGAAAGCGAAGGGGAGAAGCTAGAAAAAGAAGAGATAGCTAGAATCAACGAATTATTGAAAAAAAATCCGTTTGATAACTATGTGACATATAGCAGTTTTCAACCAAAGGGCGGTAGAGTTTGGGGGTACATGAACGGCGGGGGTCGCTATGATAAATATGAGGACTATCTGAAAAAAGTATCCAGTGTGAAGGAGGCGAAGCCGCAACAACCTGCTGACTTGCCAGAGGGCTATACCTTCGAAGAGGCACACATTTTTGGTCCGTACGGCAGTGAATATGTAGAAGAAATGAAAGCCGAAGCTAAAAAATTAGGGAAAAAGGTATATTCCAAAAAGGTTGACTGGACATTTACCAACTTAATCGTGTTAACGTACACGAATGGAGAGGATTATATCCAATTGACGAGTTCACGCCTTGAAAATAAAGACGGGAAAGAAAAAGTGAAAGAAAAAGATTATGTTTATACATCCGCTGAGGACAATACAAGGAAACATGACATGCAACTCGGCAATAAGGTTAGCTGGAAAGAAGGTGGTCAAGCTTTTTCAATCTCGACCAACCCGGATAATCCGTTGACGAAGGAAGACCTGATCAAGCTGGCGAAAACGATGGTAACAAAATAGATTAATCCATTGAACAAAGACCAGAAAGAATTGGTGACAATATACGATTTTGAGCCAATCATAGGTATTGCGTACAAGCCCATGCAGTCTGAAATAAGACTGCATGGGTTCTTTTTTGAAAGTGATTTGCAGCCGATACGGGGTCATTTTGCATGTCACAAAAGCGAGAAAACACTTTCTGAACAAAGCATGTTGACATTATCAAACTACAGTTGTAGTATAATAACAAACTACAATTGTAGTTTTATAGATTTGAAAATCATCACATGAGAGGAGCATTACAAAATGAAAGTAGCATCAAAAGCAGCAATCGCAGCACTAAGCAGTATTTTATTGCTGGGTTCTTCGTTGAACCTCGCGGTAGAAGCCGCTCCATCCCCTGCTTCAAGCGACATCGCCTTGAAGACGGCGACCGCTAAAACAAAGGCCGAAAGCGAAGGGGAGAAGCTAGAAAAAGAAGAGAGCGCTAGAATGTTGGAATTATTGAAAAAAAATCCGTTTGATAACTATCTGACATATAGCAGTTTTCAACCAAAGGGCCGCGAAGTTTGGGGGTACAGGAACGGCGATGGTAGCTATGATAAATATGAGGACTATCTGAAGAAAGTATCCAGTGTGAAGGAGGCGAAGCCGCAACAACCTGCTGACTTGCCAGAGGGCTATACCTTCGAAGAGGCAATAATTATTGGTCCGCACATCATTGAATATACCGAAGAAATGAAAGCCGAAGCTAAAAAATTAGGGAAAAAGGTATATTCCAAAAAGGTTGACTGGACATATACCAACTTTATCATGTTAACGTACACGAATGGAGAGGATTATATCCAATTGACGAGTTCACGCCTTGAAAATAAAGACGGGAAAGAAAAAGTGAAAGAAAAAGATTATGTTTATACATCCGCTGAGGACATGAAAAAGAAACATCCGAAATCCACACACCCGCAACTCGGCAATACGGTTAGCTGGAAAGAAGGTGGTAAAGGTTTTTCAATCTCGACCAATCCAGGTAATCCGTTGACGAAGGAAGACCTGATCAAGCTGGCGAAAACGGCAGTAAAAAAATAGCTTTGTAAACGGAATGATTGTAGAAAAACAAACCGGGACGCACGAGGCGCCCCGGTTGCCGTTCCGGCTTAACTGCAAGCCGGCGATGGATTATTGAATGGCCGCTCCGATTTCTTGCACCATGGCTTCGACGGAGACGAGGCCGCCGCCGGACAGATACCAGTAGCTCGGATCGAGGTAAACGATATGTCCTTCCTTGTAAGCTTTGGTCTTCATGACCAGTTCGTTCTCTACGACTTGCTTCGCGGACGATTCGCCGCCGACGACGGCGCCTCTATCGATGACGAACAGATAGTCCGGATCTTTCTCCACGATATACTCGAAGGACACAGGATCTCCATGAGTCGATGTTTTAATGTCCGGATCGACCGGCGGGAAACCGAATACATCATGGATAATGCCGAACCGGGAGCCGGCGCCATAGGCGCTGATTTTGCCGTCATTCGCCAAAATGATAAGCGCGTTTTTGTTCGCCGCTGCCACTTTCTCATTTAATTGCTTAATGTCCGTATCAATCTTCGCTAATTCCGCTTGCACTTCGGATTCTTTGCCGAAGATTTTGCCGAGCGTTTCCGCGTTCTCTTTGAAGGACTCCATATAACGGTTCGTGTCGATATCCATATAGATTGTCGGCGCGATTTCCTTGAACTCTTCATAGGACGACGATTGTCTGCCGGCAATGATGATCAGGTCCGGCTTCAGGCCATGAATCGTCTCGAAGTCCGGTTCCTTCAGACCGCCCGCATTCACATACTTCTCGTCCTCGAATTTTTTCAAGTAAGGAGGAAGGTTGTTCTTCGGCAGCGCCGCGATCTCCACGCCCAGCTTATCCAAGGAATCGACGACTCCATAGCTGAATACAACGACTTTGGACGGGTTCTTCTTCACTGGCGTTTCGCCCAGCTCATGCTTAATTACGATTTCTTCCGCCGTGTTGTTCGCTTCGGCTCCAGTAGGTGTCGTACCATTGCTGCTGTCTGTCTTATTGGAACCACATGCTGCAACGAGGGTTGCCATCATGGCTATAACCAGAATTAGGACTGTTTTCTTCAATTTCTTTCACCTCTACCACATATTTTTGAAAATATATTTATCGCCGTTAATATCACAAATTCGTACTATTATGGCACGACAATGCGATATTACCGAACGGTGTGACCCCTTTTTGTGTCGAGCTATGCATAATAAACGCAGATCTTGTTATCATTGAAGTTCTCAATGCTCATATCCATATCGTAAATGTCCTGGAGAACCGCGCTGTCGATAATGTCATCGGTCGCGCCCTCCTTGATGACTTTGCCATTCTTCAATGCCACGATATAGTCGGAATAGCAAGAGGCAAAATTGATGTCGTGAATGACAATGACAATCGTTTTGCCCAGCTCATTGACGAGTCTGCGCAATATTTTCATAATCTGCACGGAATGCTTCATATCCAGATTGTTCAGCGGTTCGTCCAGCAAAATATACTCCGTGTTCTGCGCGATGACCATCGCGATATAAGCCCGCTGCTTCTGCCCTCCGCTCAATTGATCCAGATACTTGTGCTGCATCTCGGCAAGCCCCATATATTCAATCGCTTCATCGACGTATTTCCAATCTTCATCGGACAATCTGCCTTGCGAATATGGGAAGCGCCCGAAGGAGACCAGCTCCCGAATCGTGAGCCGCAGATTGATATGGTTCGACTGCTTCAGAATCGAAATCTTTTTCGCCAGTTCCTTGCTGTCCCACTGGCTGATTTCTTTCCCGTCGATGAGCACTTCTCCGGAATCCTTCGAAATGAGCCGGCTTATGATCGACAGCAGCGTACTTTTGCCTGCGCCATTCGGACCGATGAAGGACGTAATTTTTCTTTTGGCAATCGTGACCGAGATGTCCTCAATCACGTTTTTGCCGCCATATTGTTTGGATACTCCTCTTACTTCTACCATGATTTGTTCTCCTTCAATAGAAGATAAATAAAGTAGACCCCGCCGACGAAATTGATGATGACGCTAAGCGTCGTGGAGAAGGTGAATATCCGCTCCACAATGAGCTGGCCGCCCACAAGGGCGATAATGCTGATGAGGACGGAGCCGGCGATAAGATAGCTGTGCCGGTACGTCTTCAGAAACTGATACGTTACGTTCACGACGAGCAAGCCAAGGAAGGTAATCGGCCCGACAAGCGCCGTGGAAATAGAGATAAGTACAGCGACGATAAAGAGCAGCCGCTTCACGACATAGTCGTAATTGACGCCGAGGTTGATCGCCTGCTCCCTGCCCAGCGACAGCACATCCAGATACTTGATGAAGCGCAGAAAGTAGAGGGTGACCAGCAGAAGCAGCACGCCTCCCATAAGCAGCAGCTTCGTGTTGATATGGTTGAAGCTGGCGAACATTTTGTCCTGCACGATCATGAACTCGGCCGGGTCAATCAGAACCTGCATGAAGGTGGACATGCTTCCGAAAAAAGTGCCAAAAATAATGCCAATAAGCAGCAGGAAGTATATGTTCTGATTCTCGCCCTTGAATATAAGCTTGAACAGCAGGCCCGAGAATACAACCATGAGTCCGACGGACACCAGGAAGTCGACATTGCTGTTCATCATCATCAGCGTCTTCGAGCCAAATACGAAGATGACGATGGTCTGAATCAGCATATACAGCGAATCCAGGCCCAATATGCTCGGTGTCAGTATGCGGTTGTTCGTTATCGTCTGGAATACGGTTGTGGCAAATGCGATCGAAGCGCCGGTCAGGACAATCGCCAGTACTTTGATTGTTCTTTTCGGCAGCACGTAGTCCCAGTTATCCCCCAGCTTGAAGAACAGGAACAACCCGATAAGCGCAAGAGCAAGGACAGCAAGAACCCCCGTTTTCGCTTTATAACCCATGTGCCCTTCTCCTCATTAACATATAGACGAAAATGGCGCTTCCGATGACGCCGACGGTCAAGCTGATCGACAACTCATACGGGAAGATGATGATGCGCCCCAATATATCGCAGAACAGAACGAATACTGCCCCGAGAAGCGCGGTATGCGACAAGCTATTCTTCAAATTATCGCCTCTGTAAATGGAGACGATATTCGGAATAATCAGACCCAGGAAAGGAATCGTCCCAACGGTAAGCACGACCGTGCACGTAACGAGCGCCACCAGGATCAAGCCAATGTTGACCACGCGCTTGTAGTTGAGCCCGAGGTTTTTCGAGAAATCCTCGCCCATCCCCGCTACCGTGAACTTATTCGCATACAGATATGCAACCACGATAAGCGGAATGCTGATATACAGCAGCTCATAGCGCCCCTTGATAATCATCGAAAAGTCGCCTTGGAGCCATGAGGACATGTTCTGAATCAAATCATACTTGTACGCGAAAAAGGTGGAAATGGAACTGATAATATTGCCAAACATCAATCCGACGAGCGGAATGAAGATAGTGTCTTTGAATTTGATCCGATCCAGTATTTTCATGAACAGCATCGTGCCTGCCAAAGCGAAGACGAACGCAACGAGCATCTTCACCAACGGACTCGACGAAGTGAACAGCATCAAGGAGACAAGTATCCCCAAGCGGGCCGAGTCAAGCGTCCCCGCCGTCGTGGGCGAGACGAACTTGTTCCGGCTGAGCTGCTGCATAATCAGGCCGCAGATGCTCATGCTGACTCCAGCGAGAATGATGCTGATAAGCCTCGGCACCCGGCTGACGAGAAAAGTATGAACCTTATCGTCATTCAGATTGAACAAATCCCACGGCTTGATGTCTATAACCCCGATAAACAGGGAGATGAAGGCAAACAGGATAAGCGCAATAACCAGATATCTCTTCTTCATGTCTCGTTCCTTATAAATCAGAGTATAGGCGTTCCGGATGTATGGTCTGCATTCCCCATGTTCACCCGCATGTATAATAATGATATTCATTATCATTAACGCGTTGTAACAGTTATGATTATAGCGGTTCCCCGGGGAAAGTCAATGGATTTGGCCAAAATAATTGATTATCGTTCTCAATTAGAATCGTTATTATAATGAAATGATTTGATAAAAACGATTGAATTAACGGCGGATGACGCGATCCTTCATCCGATCCGCCGCCTGTTCGTAAGCGAGGCGGCCGTGCTTCGGTGCTGCAAAGGGATAGCCGGCCAGCCCGTGCTGGGCCGCAGGGATACCGGACAAAAGAGGAGCGGCAAACTGTTCCTCCCGCTTGCAAGGCCGATGCGCTTGCGCCCAAAAGCCCGGTGAATGCAACACCGGGCTATCAGGAGGTTGGACTGTCATCACATTGTCCCTTGCTATTGGTATCGTTCATAAGCTAGTTTGCGGACGGCTCTCGGCGGACCCGCTTTTTCATCGCGTGAATGATCTGTGCGATCGCGCCGTCTCCGGTGACGTTGGCTGCCGTCCCGAAGCTGTCCTGCGCGATGTAGAGCGCAATCGCCAAGCTGACCATCGCCTCGTCGAAGCCGAGCATCGACTGGAACAGCCCGATGGCTGCCATCACTCCGCCGCCTGGCACGCTGGGAGCGGCGATCATCGCGAGGCCGAGCATGAAGATGAAAGGTACCATTGTGCTTGCCGTCAGCGGCACGCCATGAATGTATAGAATAGCGCTCGCGACCGAGGTAATCGTAACCGCCGATCCGGTAATATGAATCGTCGCGCACAACGGCACGACGAAGTTCGTCACTTCTTCGTCTGTCCCGAGCTTCTTCACTTGCTGCATCGTTACCGGAATCGTCGCCGCCGATGATTGCGTGCCGAGCGCCGTCAGATAGGCCGGGAGCATCGTGCGCAGCATCGCCAGCGGGTTGCGCTTGTTCACGGCCCCCGCGATCGCATACTGGCACAGGATGACGACGACATGCATCACGAGTATGATCGCGAATACCTTAACGAACACTTGCAGAATGAACGCGACTTCGCCTGCCTGCGTCATATTCATAAAGAGCCCCGCGATATGAAACGGCAGCAACGGAATAATAATCGCCTGAATCGCCTTGGCTACGATGTCCTTGAATTCCAGCGACGCGGTAAGAAGCGCGTTCGTCTTCACGAAGGTGATGCCGACCCCGATCAGGAAGGACAACAGCAGCGCCGTCATAATGTCGAACACGGGCGGCATAGGCAGCTCGAAGTAGGTGGTCAGCAGCATCTCTTCCGGATTGTTGGCGGCCA includes these proteins:
- a CDS encoding CGNR zinc finger domain-containing protein encodes the protein MTAEYDQLAMMADFFNTQDRRMRYEGDPGIEHLSEPRLLYEWFLRHQLIAGSDTVSEEELHLARALRDELRRTIVNNEHDGPVHWDKLNEMLSLFSFGLVFGEQSEQLIPLMENGRKGAANLLAQVFDLRRANLWHRLRVCTADDCQWVFVDRSRPGTGRWCSMKACGNRAKNKTFRQKRKSGNGI
- a CDS encoding BlaI/MecI/CopY family transcriptional regulator, yielding MNQIPPITDAELEIMRVLWSNPNCPSSEVVKKMADRMGWSPNTTRTLLSRLVQKEAAGAKLEKGSKRTQLFYPIISEQEYLRSETKSFMKKLYGGALKPMLANFLQDKKLNAQEIEDLKALFDENRSDGESEKREP
- a CDS encoding M56 family metallopeptidase, producing MSPAWNECLLSFFDWVIRGSLMAGILVVLVLSLQFLLRKRLEARWKYWLWLPVAIRLLLPWAPESSLSLYNVLPVDVLVPGIQQQTPNPSAWHQWLKGTEGDYDETAQAKRSYTPEKSSQIRGDAEISDPSHKSGTVRDISIWWSGFKQMGFTNLLMLVWLAGVLFLAAKTAYDQLRLNKALRAGRCIDTPWLAAVFRDTKQLMGVKREVRFVASERIPGPAIVGFRKPAIVVSPSLLVTLREHQLRCILAHEFAHIQRRDVAVNWTMHILLILHWFNPMLWLAVHKARQDQEMACDACVLNRMSSEPNLQHIKTYGHTIIHVLEHFHWSGKRHQPGLAGLSATHKQMKKRLLMIKRFHKKSYHLSILGMAIIVALGSVTLVNAKGNDVGAAPSPASSGIGLMTAAAKPKAESEGEKLEKEEIARINELLKKNPFDNYVTYSSFQPKGGRVWGYMNGGGRYDKYEDYLKKVSSVKEAKPQQPADLPEGYTFEEAHIFGPYGSEYVEEMKAEAKKLGKKVYSKKVDWTFTNLIVLTYTNGEDYIQLTSSRLENKDGKEKVKEKDYVYTSAEDNTRKHDMQLGNKVSWKEGGQAFSISTNPDNPLTKEDLIKLAKTMVTK
- a CDS encoding siderophore ABC transporter substrate-binding protein — its product is MKKTVLILVIAMMATLVAACGSNKTDSSNGTTPTGAEANNTAEEIVIKHELGETPVKKNPSKVVVFSYGVVDSLDKLGVEIAALPKNNLPPYLKKFEDEKYVNAGGLKEPDFETIHGLKPDLIIIAGRQSSSYEEFKEIAPTIYMDIDTNRYMESFKENAETLGKIFGKESEVQAELAKIDTDIKQLNEKVAAANKNALIILANDGKISAYGAGSRFGIIHDVFGFPPVDPDIKTSTHGDPVSFEYIVEKDPDYLFVIDRGAVVGGESSAKQVVENELVMKTKAYKEGHIVYLDPSYWYLSGGGLVSVEAMVQEIGAAIQ
- a CDS encoding ABC transporter ATP-binding protein, with translation MVEVRGVSKQYGGKNVIEDISVTIAKRKITSFIGPNGAGKSTLLSIISRLISKDSGEVLIDGKEISQWDSKELAKKISILKQSNHINLRLTIRELVSFGRFPYSQGRLSDEDWKYVDEAIEYMGLAEMQHKYLDQLSGGQKQRAYIAMVIAQNTEYILLDEPLNNLDMKHSVQIMKILRRLVNELGKTIVIVIHDINFASCYSDYIVALKNGKVIKEGATDDIIDSAVLQDIYDMDMSIENFNDNKICVYYA
- a CDS encoding iron chelate uptake ABC transporter family permease subunit; its protein translation is MGYKAKTGVLAVLALALIGLFLFFKLGDNWDYVLPKRTIKVLAIVLTGASIAFATTVFQTITNNRILTPSILGLDSLYMLIQTIVIFVFGSKTLMMMNSNVDFLVSVGLMVVFSGLLFKLIFKGENQNIYFLLLIGIIFGTFFGSMSTFMQVLIDPAEFMIVQDKMFASFNHINTKLLLMGGVLLLLVTLYFLRFIKYLDVLSLGREQAINLGVNYDYVVKRLLFIVAVLISISTALVGPITFLGLLVVNVTYQFLKTYRHSYLIAGSVLISIIALVGGQLIVERIFTFSTTLSVIINFVGGVYFIYLLLKENKSW
- a CDS encoding ABC transporter permease — translated: MKKRYLVIALILFAFISLFIGVIDIKPWDLFNLNDDKVHTFLVSRVPRLISIILAGVSMSICGLIMQQLSRNKFVSPTTAGTLDSARLGILVSLMLFTSSSPLVKMLVAFVFALAGTMLFMKILDRIKFKDTIFIPLVGLMFGNIISSISTFFAYKYDLIQNMSSWLQGDFSMIIKGRYELLYISIPLIVVAYLYANKFTVAGMGEDFSKNLGLNYKRVVNIGLILVALVTCTVVLTVGTIPFLGLIIPNIVSIYRGDNLKNSLSHTALLGAVFVLFCDILGRIIIFPYELSISLTVGVIGSAIFVYMLMRRRAHGL
- a CDS encoding dicarboxylate/amino acid:cation symporter, whose protein sequence is MKLRLGLFPRIVIAILLGIGAGLIMPDWFIRIFATLNHVFGQFLSFLIPLIILGFIIPGIGELGRGAGKLLGLTAFIVYVSTVLSGMLAYGVASSSFPWLLSGASGLAANNPEEMLLTTYFELPMPPVFDIMTALLLSFLIGVGITFVKTNALLTASLEFKDIVAKAIQAIIIPLLPFHIAGLFMNMTQAGEVAFILQVFVKVFAIILVMHVVVILCQYAIAGAVNKRNPLAMLRTMLPAYLTALGTQSSAATIPVTMQQVKKLGTDEEVTNFVVPLCATIHITGSAVTITSVASAILYIHGVPLTASTMVPFIFMLGLAMIAAPSVPGGGVMAAIGLFQSMLGFDEAMVSLAIALYIAQDSFGTAANVTGDGAIAQIIHAMKKRVRREPSAN